The region GCAGCTAGCACAAAATGCTATACTTTTAAGGATCTCGTAGCAGCGGCAGCAGTACCTGAAAAACTGTATATACCAGAAGACATCAGTAATTATCTATGTGCAAACCTATCTTACACCATAATATCACCAGTATCATTTGGTGTCCTGTTACAAGTGTCGCTCAGTGACCATTGGCAAAATCAAAACTCCTCAATTGAAATTATAGATCAAATCTCAGAAATCTCAGAAACCTCAGCAACACCTCAGACTGTCTTGTATAAGGGAGAAATTGTGGCTGGTCGATACCAGACCAAGTCCAATAAAATGTTGGTCTTAATCCTGACACAAAATGCTTCTCAGCTTTTTAGCATCACACTGTGGTATCAATCATATACAACCAACAGTAATGGGCACACTTTTCCAGGTATGAAGCTTGATTTTGTTATCATCTAAACTAAATGTAAATACTTTAGTACAATGTCTTTTCTAGGATGTTCTAGTCAATGTTATGAGCATGTAACCACACAGCCCAGTGGTACAACAGGAATCATGTCTCTACCACTAGAAAGACAACATCAATGTCTCATCAAGGTGTGGATTTTGAAGCCAATTCTGTCTGATCTACTGCCTACATTGACTGGTACAACTAAACGTAGTTTGCAAGTCACGTTTCCACAGGTCACTCTGCCAGCCACTGACAAAATTGAAGTTCGAGATGGAAACAATGAAGACTCACCTCTCATCTACAAAGGTAACATTCTTCCTGTTCAATTGTTCACATCTAGTCCAAGTGTACGATTGACACTGTATATGTGTAACACCACCCTTTATCATCATCTGCAAATTTCATATCAAAGTGTCATCAAGCAAAAGTCTAAAGTTGAAGTTTTGGAACCTCCAACAGACAAGTCACCTACCAAAACAGTACCAGTATCCAACACAGCAATGCCTGAAGATTCTGTGCAAGTTGACTCTGTCTTGGACAGCACTAGCAGCACTACTACAGTATATGAGAGAACACATGATCCTACATTTGTGCCAGCTACTCAGAAaatttcttcttcatctgcTCCACACCCAGTGAACTGCTCATACATGCAGATTCCAAAATACCTTCAACCACAACCATTGCCTAAGACAAACTTCTACACTGTCAACAGTAATGTGACTGTCACTTGTAGTCAACCTAAGACAAATATTGAAGGACAAAACAAGTTTTTCTGCTCTCCAGAAGGCATGTGGTTGCCTTCCGAGTGGCCCAAGTGTGTCCGTAAGTTACAGGTTCAGCAAGGCAATGTGTTCTCTTTAATTACCATCTGTTATAGCTAAAACACCCAAAAAGATTTGCGCTGGTCCTCCATCAGTAGAGAATGCCTATTTCATAAACAAATCATATCGTGTTGGACAAACTGTCACTTACGTGTGCAAAACCAAATACATAATGAATGGGAATGACACACTACTATGTGTAGACAAAGGAAATCGTATGGGTGAGTGGAATATGCCACCTCCCAAATGTGAAGTAATAGCAGGTATCTGATCATTCATGATGAGAAAACAGCTACTTATTGTCTTTTCCTGTAGTACATTGTAGAGAAACTGAATGGAGCGAATGGTCACCTTGCTCATCTCAATGTGGACGAGGAACGCAACATCGTTCACGGATTACAATTCTAGGTAATAATGCAGAAAACTGCAAAGCAGACCAAGCAACAAGAGACTGCCCTGTTGTTAAACCATGTCCAACACCTCGTAAGATGTTTTGTTCAAATATTATACTGTTAACTGAAATGCCTTCGTTGTAGAAGTTTTCTGGCCATGTGGAGGCAGAATCAAGCAATCAAGGGGACAGTTTTCATCACCTGGATATCCACATAGATATCTGAGCAACCAGGAGTGCATATGGACTATCAAAGCTCCTTTAGGATATAGGATTCATTTGCGTTTCACTGTTATCAGAACGGAAAAAACGTTTGACATAGTGGAGGTTAGGGATGGTGCTTACAAGAATTCCTACTTGCTTGGAGAGTTCTCTGGCATGTCCAATAAAACCAAAATGAAAAGCACTGGCAACGAGCTGTATATTCGGTTCAAAACAGACGGCACACATGAACTACAAGGATTTACAGCAACATTCACATCCTCAGGTAAGATCAAGTCCTATTCTGTTGCTTACGAATAATGAACCAACAACATATTTCATAAAATGAGTAACTCACAATTCAAAAAGGCACAGTTTATAATATCCAAAAAAATATTCAATACCTTGAGTGCAAATTGACCCAGAAGGCAACAATTATAGCAAATGATTAGAGTCTACACAAAAAAAACTACAAAACATCTGTGAAACGATAGTTCAAAGACAACTTACTTTCCAAACACAGATATGGGGACACAGCTGAGTATAAAGTTTACACATGGTAGTAACAAGAATGCATGCCACAAGTTTTCATTTATCATTTGTCCAAGACCTCCATAATGTGGTTTTACTATCTCATCTGTGTCTAGCATATTAACAATTTCAAGAAATATCATATGTCTACACCAATTAAAGGTTTTGGAAGAGTAGAGGCAAGGCAAGTCCCAACTTAATATGATATTGTGACAACTTCTGCCAACCTCACATAAACATCATGTAACTCCACATGATAATGCATAATACACTAGAGATAGTCTCTCTCGTCGCATAGCCAtcccctcccccttttgacATCTGGACAGGGGGAGGGCTGGCTACATAAGACTATGCTGGAGATTGGTAACTGGTCACTTGAAGTGTGCGGGGCTCAGTTAGACAATTCTAACCTGGTGTAAACAGTGTTTGATCCATGTCATGTGGTCACATGCATCTGACTACACTCAAACTTGTCCTGACAACATTATAATACATAGAGTATGTGACTTCTGCTTGCTATTGTTCAAGGCTTTGTAAGAAAACAATACAGATGCacgtattaattaaacagcagcCTTAGCACAGTAATTGAGCATGTTACTGTAAGAACAAAAAATGTTAGAAGTTAATATTAACGAGTTTGGAGGTCACAAGCACGGGAGACATGTGTTGCAGTAAATTTTCAATAGATCGTTTTAGAATTGCAACGTTTCGTGACATATGGTGACAGGAAAGCGAGATCTATAGTCGAAGTTCCGCAGTAGACTAGACCCCACAGATTCGGTGAGTGTACTGTGCCTGGGTAAAGTTTTGCATGTCAAGGAAGTCCAAGAGGCTTCAGGAACGGCAGTTGCAGCGATCTCAGAATATGTCTGAGCTGGGGGATATGGTAGCAACAGCGTTGCAGAGCCAGGCGACGTGACTGAATTATTGGTGGAGAGGGAAAATCTAACTTTACTTCCAAAGATCTAACTTTACTTCCCAATTATTGAAGGAGGTCTACAGAATGGTACGAGTGAAGCCCCTTTGCACAAGTCCTTATCATCcgcagacagatggacttgTAGAGCGTTTTAATGTACATTGAAAGGGATGCTTAGGCAGTTACCAAAGAAAGAGCTAGGCGATAGGGACAAGATGTTGACCTATCTTTTGTTCGCATATCAGGAGGTGCCTCAAGTGAGAGGACCACTGCATATACAGTACTtaagggtaactgcaatgcaaaaatcaaaaattcatttatgttggaaattgatagttctagttgcatacatgacaggaaaatagttttagattttcaAGGTATGTCTTCGCTGAGAAATAgcaagtcaaagttgcttccggttcttcaagtttcAGTAACGGGTGTGGTGTAGCGTACACATcagtcacagaggggagactccacCCTAGCGTACACTGTCaacaaaggaatctgtggcAAAAGAATGGTTCGGTGTTGCGTGGCTTCAGAATGCACCAATTCATGCAAGTCATACACAAGTGTGTTTCGATTTCTGAAGATCCtcaagctaagaaaagagtggAAATTGCAAATGAAGAGAACAATTGCAGTGACGTTTGTGTCATTCGGGCGACTACTACTGAGTACAATGcgtcctactgagtggacaggagtctgtagtagccatttttagcctgattgctttgagatacgtacagccaggtctattcaagaacttggtctgggttgtagaagagcaaaATTGAGGCCAtcattttccatctacctgcctccacacttcaagattgcagcactctggaaccttcgCAAAAGAAAATGAGAGCCGTATTTGAGAAGCGGGAAAAATGAGGGTAAGAAGGACTCATGCaggactaaaagtactgcaGATGcctaggagaggtcagactcttgatgactgTATATTACAGACTTGCGTCTAGGTGCTTGATCGTCATGTGTAgtaaatgcagtcgtatgcattacagtatactgtacagtgcagTCAACCCTTGTatcaacgtgaattcaacgtacgaacttcaactcattttgttctctttcttaCAGCACAAGCTAGaattttgcatgaactcacttGTAACTGTGGCACTATTGTCGCTAGTATTCAACATTATTATTGCGTCAATATTTGAGACAacatttgagacaacctcaaatacattttgacagcacacgcactccacacgagtacgtattcatcatctcacaacgaccgCAGCTGCACCTGTGATGCTTGTTTACTTACCCAGATGTGCATCGATTATGTTTGGtactcctacttctacttgcgaTGGTGACAGGCTATtgggtagcctgtcctctttctcgtccgcttccaaggcagcaggtgATCAcaaagcttcagagacactgtCACTGAGCtcaaacctgtgtggtctagtCACTATAATGACTCCCAGCAGgtcttcttcatcctgcgattcatgcGATGATGGAACATTATCATCACATAAAACCTCCAGAGGGCTCTCCAGAAGAATAACTGTTTCTGCCGTCGCCTCTACCCTAGCAGCGTTgcttggatatgaagatgtagtcatCTTTACAGGCTGCTGACTATACAGATGCACACGcttctcccctctgtgacgtgtacactacaccatgcCCGataccggaacttgaagaacaggaagcaactttgacctgctatttctcagcgaagacttaaacttaaaatctaaaactatttttcctgtcatgtatgcaactagaactatcgatttccaacataaaagaatttttgatttttgcgttgcagttaccctttaagaATTTTGGGAGGAAGACAAGAGATCCAGTGACAGTGTTGTCGAGTATATTTTAAAGATGCGAGAGCGCATCGCAGCCATGAGGATCATAGCTCATGAAAGTCCGGTAGAGTCACAGAGGAACCAGAAGTCATACTATGATCGCAAATCCAGAGACAGGTCATTCAAGGAAGGAGACAAGCTTCTGGCATTATTGCCATCATCCAGCAAAAAGCTTGCAGCAGAGTGGCAAGGACCGTGTGACATCAGTAGAAAAACGGGTCCAGTAGACTATGAAATAGACATTCACGTGAACAAACACAATGGACGTCTTGGAAGCCAAGCCATTGGTGAAGATGAGAAAGATATACCCGAGATTTCTACTAGTGACACAGGACCAACTCATGTAGTAGTAGACGAACACCTCTCTGCTGACCAATGTAGCGAGCTGAAGAATATCCTGGATAGATACATGTATTCAGTGGTCTTCAGTGGCCTTCAGTGATCTACCTGGTCATACAAATGTTGTAGAACACTGAATTGACACTGGGTCCGCTAGACCAGTGCAGCAGAAACCCTATCGTACACCCCCGTCTCAAGAGGAGTGTAGTTGAGCAGGAAATCCAAAAGATGGTCGATCTGGATATTATTCAAGAGTCTCAGAGTGACTGGTCTTCGCCTCTAATTTTGGTGCCGAAACGGGATGGCTCTATGCGATTCTGCGTAGACTATAGTCTAAATTTGACGCCTACCCTGTGCCTAGGATTGAGGATGTCATTAACCAGCTAGGACCAGCAAGGTACATATCCACACTAGATTTGACGAGAGGGTATTGGCAGGTGCCTGTGAGTAAAGATTCGATAGAGAAGACAGCATTTGTCACCTCCAGTGGATTGTACAAATTCAAGAGGATGCCTTTCGGACTACATGGTGCCCTGGCAACGTTCCAAAGGCTTGTAAACAAGGTGTTAAGAGGCTGTCAGAGTTTTGCACTAGTGTATCTGGATGACATCGTCATATTTAGTGCTACATGGGGAGAACACTTGTTGCACCTAAACAGATCCTCACATGCTTGTCAGGAGCTGGTCTGACTGCCAAACAAGAGAAGTGCCAACTCAGGGCACAGCAGGTTGTTTACCTGGGTTATGTGGTAGGAGGGGGCAGATTAGACCACTTGAAGACAAGGTGCGGGCAATTAAAGACAGTACAAGGCCCTTCACCAAGAAAGATGTGCGGTGCTTTTTGGGTCTCACGGGGTACTACCGGAGATTCATACCTAAATATGCTGACATTGCAGCTCCTCTATCAGATTTGACAAAGAAGAGGCAATCATCATCGGAGATCATGTGGAATGATGAAAGTGAGAAGGCATTCCAGAAACTAAAGTAGCCCTATGCAGTTATCCTGTTCTGGCAAACCCAATCTATGACCATCGCATTGTGTTACGCACTAATGCTTCAGAAAGAGGAATTGGAGCAGAATTACTGCAATATGTGGATGGGCAACCACGCACTATAGCGTTTCTGAGCAGAAGCTATAGCCAAGAGAACACAACTATTCTACAATCGAAAAAGAGTGTCTGGCAATAGTCTGGGCGATCAAGAGTACCCATATTTACGTCTATGGGAGAGACTTTGACCTACAGACGGACCATGCACCCTTGACGTGGCTGCACTGCATGAGGGACAGAAACCAAAGTTGGAAAGATGGAGTTTAGTGTTGCAGTAATACTAGTTCTGGGTTACTCACATTCCTGGGAAAGAGAATCAGTGTGCAGATTGGCTGTCCAGAAGAGACTAAactattgttgtgtttgtttagttataAACTCTGCGATAATGGGTAGTTTCTTAAGGGGAGGTATGTAAGGACAGAAAGTGTTagaagttaatattaacaagttTGGAGGTCACGAGCCCGAGAGATGTGTTGCAGTAGATTTTCAATAGATCATTTGAGAAACGCAACATCTCGTAACAGTTACCACTGAAGAGAGACAAGTACATTAGACTATCACTAATCATTGCTAATTCTACCAACCTCTTGCCTCACCAAGTTAAGATGCTCAAAATTTAAAGACAGGTAGCCATTGGTCATTGTCATGTTTTGAGATGTCATCTGGCAAAGATAGGGCAAACTAGCCATGAAAAACATCACTGACAAACAAGATAAAGCTGTTTTGAAAATAGCAACCTCGTGCATTCTGTAAGCTGTATGAAATCTGCAATCAATGTGAAATTTGCTAAAGTAGGTTTCCCACAAATGATTTATTCCTGCTTTGGTCAGCCCTTGTTGCTGCAGCTTTGATTCTGTCCTCCTGATGTTAGAAGCCTACTTAAGAGATTTCATATTGCTTGCAGATTTGATATTGCTTACAGAATACACTCGATTGCTACACAACGTTTCATTGAGACGATCTGTGTCGCTTTTCCAGACACTTTCTGAAATTAGTCACCCTGTGGTACAAACATAAGATgtgcaacaacacacagacaacatgaCCAGGACACTCATTACAGTTCCCTGTGGGTAGCAGAGCCTTCATGCAACATTGGATGGATGCAGGATTACATTTAGTGTTTGTGGGTAGCAAAGCCTTTGCGTAACATCGGATGGACACAGAATTGCATTTAAACACCAAATGCAATCCTGCGTCAAATCTAATGTTACACAATTTCAAAGGATCTGCTAACTCACAGAAAACTTGTCCTGGTCATGATATCTGTATGTGTTGTTGCATCTCTTCTTATGTTTGCACCACAGAATGATTAATTTTAGAAAGTGTGTGGCAAAGCAACACAGatcagcttaattaattaaacaaacttATGAACAAAATGTGGCCTTGAAGTTTATACTAGCTGTTGTAAGATCTACATGTAACATGGTTTGTAACAAGTAGATATTAGCCAATGTATCTTCTTAAAAGTTCACATGCAGGCTTTTGCACTGTAACACTCAACAAAAATAACTTTCAGTAATACCATAATACTTTCTAACATGTGGTCTGTGTAAACAAAGTATTTCAACGAGTGTAAATTAACATAACAAGGCTTTATTAATGAAACGTCATTGTAATTATTTTGTTACTAGTTAAACAACGAAAGGTCGAAATTTGTGGCAGATATTTAGTGGGATCATCACAAATCCAGAAATTGTCTTCACCACAAGTTCCTTCAAATGGAATCAACTGTGAATGGATAATCTTGACGAGCAGACAGGATTGCTGTAGCAAATCAGCAGTGTTAAGACTGAACATTACTATGTTTAATTTAGAACAGAAACAAAGTGTCCTGGAAATCAGAGATGG is a window of Corticium candelabrum chromosome 20, ooCorCand1.1, whole genome shotgun sequence DNA encoding:
- the LOC134195606 gene encoding uncharacterized protein LOC134195606; the encoded protein is MWYLTYFLILVIAESSSAEDCRVRSWTPWSLCPVSCGHGQQRRFRIYREMTENGPKCKVDEEAKRCLKNPCQAPKNAQCPTPWKQWSDCSVSCGNGTRIRFRNLFGQPSRTCFIVPDIGKCAKEQCATKPSTSTKCYTFKDLVAAAAVPEKLYIPEDISNYLCANLSYTIISPVSFGVLLQVSLSDHWQNQNSSIEIIDQISEISETSATPQTVLYKGEIVAGRYQTKSNKMLVLILTQNASQLFSITLWYQSYTTNSNGHTFPGCSSQCYEHVTTQPSGTTGIMSLPLERQHQCLIKVWILKPILSDLLPTLTGTTKRSLQVTFPQVTLPATDKIEVRDGNNEDSPLIYKGNILPVQLFTSSPSVRLTLYMCNTTLYHHLQISYQSVIKQKSKVEVLEPPTDKSPTKTVPVSNTAMPEDSVQVDSVLDSTSSTTTVYERTHDPTFVPATQKISSSSAPHPVNCSYMQIPKYLQPQPLPKTNFYTVNSNVTVTCSQPKTNIEGQNKFFCSPEGMWLPSEWPKCVPKTPKKICAGPPSVENAYFINKSYRVGQTVTYVCKTKYIMNGNDTLLCVDKGNRMGEWNMPPPKCEVIAVHCRETEWSEWSPCSSQCGRGTQHRSRITILGNNAENCKADQATRDCPVVKPCPTPQVFWPCGGRIKQSRGQFSSPGYPHRYLSNQECIWTIKAPLGYRIHLRFTVIRTEKTFDIVEVRDGAYKNSYLLGEFSGMSNKTKMKSTGNELYIRFKTDGTHELQGFTATFTSSVKQRKVEICGRYLVGSSQIQKLSSPQVPSNGINCEWIILTSRQDCCSKSAVLRLNITMFNLEQKQSVLEIRDGATKQSPLIEFFTGETPYNNQPLDLRSCQAYMHYWSIKTNKPHQEASNRFSLTHQIVVNS